The Rubidibacter lacunae KORDI 51-2 DNA segment GGTAATGACACCGCACGGTCGCCGGCAACGGCTGTGGCGGTTTGTCCGCGATCGCGCCGATCGGACGGGTTTAATCTACACGCGATCGCGTCGGGATTGTGAGTATTTGGCAACTTGGTTGCAAGAGCGCGGTTGTGTCACTGCGTCTTACCATGCAGGACTCAGTGCGCATGAACGGCGCGACCTCGAAGCCGATTGGATGAGCGATCGCCTGCGATTTATCGCGTGTACGAGCGCGTTCGGAATGGGAGTAAATAAGCCCTCGGTGAGGTGGGTTGTCCACTATCAGGCACCGCAACTGCTAGCGGAGTACGTGCAAGAGATCGGGCGTGGCGGCCGCGACGGCAACCCAGCGGAGGTACTGACGTTGGCAAGCGAACCGACCGGCTGGCTCGACCCTGAGGACAAGCAGCGCCAGCAGTTTTTTGCCGACAAACAGCGCCAGCAGTACGAACGCGCCGAACGCTTGGCGCGGCAGTTACCTTCGGAAGGCGAGGTCGCGGCAATCGCCCGCAAGTTTCACGATGGGGCGATTGCGCTCTCGCTCCTTCATGCCAGCGGTCGCATCGAGTGGGTCGATCCGTTTCGCTACCGGCGCATTCAAGGTTGCCACAGAAAACCGCCATTAGTGCTTTGGGAAGTCGAAGACTTTCTGAAAACTCGTGACTGTCGCTGGCGATTTTTGCTGTCGGCGTTCGGCTGCGATGCCGAGGCAGAAAATTTCCGATGTGGTAACTGCGATAACTGTCGGTAAAATTGTGGGATAAAACCAACTTCCTAAATGCCTGCAAGATATGTTGCCTCCTAGAGCCGGCTCGAATTTGCCAGTTCCGACCCTACGAGCAAGGAAGTACTGCCGCGATCTCGCAACAACCCCAAATTGAAAACACCTGCAACTGATGAAGTGAACGGTTTCGGAACTAAGAGTTTAGCTCGTTACCTAACGCATCTCTTTCAAGATTTGGTATTAAAACTAGAAGCCCCGACAGCAAGAGGAGTCACGTCGGACATATGCCGCACGCTCCTTACACTTACCTTGATTGGGTTTTGTTGAAGCTTGGGGATTAACGAGACTCGATCTTCGATCGACGCCCTGCATCGCAAAGTGGACTAAACTCCGATGTGCTTTATTAAAACTCATAGCCAAGGAAAGCAATTTCTT contains these protein-coding regions:
- a CDS encoding RecQ family ATP-dependent DNA helicase produces the protein MDECNDNWEQVRAAFQRIWGYADFRPPQGEVVRSLLSGRDALVVLPTGGGKSICFQLPALLQTGLTLVVSPLVALMENQLQELHARRLPAASLHGELPRDRRRRVLDALERGRLRLLYLSPETLLSAPVWERLCRPDVRVRGLVLDEAHCLVQWGETFRPAYRRLGAARTALRGCQAEPIAIAAFTATADSRARQTLSEVLHLRRPAQFVQSPYRANLHLNVLVMTPHGRRQRLWRFVRDRADRTGLIYTRSRRDCEYLATWLQERGCVTASYHAGLSAHERRDLEADWMSDRLRFIACTSAFGMGVNKPSVRWVVHYQAPQLLAEYVQEIGRGGRDGNPAEVLTLASEPTGWLDPEDKQRQQFFADKQRQQYERAERLARQLPSEGEVAAIARKFHDGAIALSLLHASGRIEWVDPFRYRRIQGCHRKPPLVLWEVEDFLKTRDCRWRFLLSAFGCDAEAENFRCGNCDNCR